The genomic region AAGGCGAAGCCCAGCTTCGCCGGCGTGGATCCGTATAATTTCTACGTAGACCGGAACAGCGACGACAATGTGAAGGACGTAAGCGCCGGCTGAGCGTGCCCAGCCCCTTTGCCTTTCCCACCGCAGCGGCTAGACGAAGCGCCGCCAGCTTCCGTTCATCTCCCGTGGGGGAGGGAAGCGGCTCCGCAACGGCCGTTCGGTCTTCGTAAGTTGAGGCATCCTTGGCTCTGACCCCCGACACTCCTGACGAACCCAACCAGGCCTTCCTTCGCGAGGTGGACGAGAACCTGCGGCGGGACCAGCTGCAAAGCTTCGCCAAGACCTATGGCAAGTGGCTGATCGCTGCTCTCATTCTCTTCCTCGCTGCCGTCGGCGGCTATCTCTACTGGCAGCAGAAGCAGATCGAGAAATCGCAGGCGCAGTCGGAAGAGCTGACCAAGATTTACGAGCAAATCGGAAGCGGCGGCGCCGAAGGCGCGAAGACCCGCCTCAAGCCGCTCGAGGATTCGGGCAACGACGTCGTTCGGGCAGTCGCGCTGATGGCTGATGCGGCCATCGCGCTCGACTCCGGCGACCGGGCCACGGCGCTAGGCAAATACAGGGCAATCGTGAACGACAAGGGCATTCCCGACCCCTATCGCGACGCCGCGACGATCCGCTCGACCGCCCTCGAATTCGATACGCTCAAGCCGGAGGAGGTGATCGCCAGGCTCGAGCCGCTCGCCAAGCCGGGCAACGCCTGGTTCGGAACCGCGGGCGAGATGACCGCGATGGCCTATTTGAAGCAGGGCCAGAAGGACAAGGCCGGCCGCCTGTTCGCCGCGATTGCGACGAACTTGGAGGTGCCGGAAACGCTCCGCAACCGCGCTCAGCAAATCGCCGGCACGCTCGGCATCGACATCACTGCCGCCGCACCGCCGGCGAGCCAGCCAGGAACAAGTGAATGAACCGCAAGCAGCTGAAGATTGGATTCCTGATTGCCGCGGCGCTCGCCGCTAGCGGATGCGGGATCTTCAAGAAGGGCAAGCCTTCGACTCCGGTCGTCGGCGAGCGGATCGCGGTACTCGCGACCGAAACCAACGTTTCCGTCGATCCGGCGACGGCCGCGCTTCCGATGAGCCTTCCGGCGCCCGTGACGAACGCCAATTGGGCGCAGTCCGGGGGCAATGAATCCAAGAACCCGGGCCACGTCGCCCTTCCTGGCACCCTCAACCAGGCCTGGGCCGTGTCCATCGGCCAGGGAACGAGTGTCGCGGCGCGCCTCGCTGCTGCTCCGATCGTCGCCGACGGCCGCGTCTACACGATTGACACCACCGCGACCGTGCGCGCCTTCAACGCGCAGACAGGAGCGACCGTCTGGGCCAGCCAGTTCGGCACCGAGAGGGGTAACGACGCTTCGCTCTACGGCGGCGGAGTCGCTTATTCGAACGGGCGGATCTACGCGACCAACGGACTGGGCTTCGTCGCGGCGCTGGACGCAACGAACGGCGGGATCGTCTGGCAGGTTCGTCCCGGCGGACCGCTTCGCGGATCGCCGACCGTGGGCGGCGACGCAGTCTATGTCATGAGCCAGGACAACCAGCTCTATTCGCTCAAGCTGACGGACGGCTCGACCAACTGGAGCGCCGCTGCGGCGCTCGAGATCGCGGGAATCTTCGGGGTCGCCTCACCGGCCTATGCACAGGGCACGATCGTTGCCGGATTCTCCTCCGGCGAGCTCAATGCCTACCGCTACGAGAACGGCCGAGTGGTCTGGCAGGACGCGCTCGCGCGGACCAGCATCCGGACCAGCGTCTCCTCGCTCGCCGACGTCGACGCCGATCCTGTGATCGACAACGGCCAGGTGATCGCGATCGGACAGGGCGGCCGGATGGTTGCCCTCGAGCTCATCACCGGCCAGCGCATGTGGGAATTGAACCTCGCGGGAATCACGACTCCCTGGGTCGCCGGCGACTGGCTGTTCGTGGTTACCGACGACGCCAAGCTGATGGCGATCGCCAGGGCCTCGGGCAAGATTCGCTGGATCACCCAGCTTCCCGAATTCCGCAACGCCAAGAGCAAGAACGGGCCGATCAGCTATGCCGGGCCGATCCTTGCGGGCGGGCGGCTGATCGTCGCTAGCAGCGAAGGCGCGCTGATCTTCGTCGATCCCGACCGCGGAGCGGTGCAGGGGCAAACCGAGCTGAAGGCGGGCGTCAGCCTGCCGCCGGTGGTCGCCAACAACATGCTTTACGTTCTCGACGACGACGGGCGGTTGCACGCGTTCCGCTAAAGCGGAGGGTGGACGGCTGGCGGCGCGGCCTTAGAGAGGCGCAATGCCGCTTCCCACCGTCGCAATCGTCGGACGTCCCAACGTCGGGAAATCGACGCTGTTCAACCGGCTCGTCGGGAAGAAGCTGGCGCTGGTCGACGACCGCCCGGGCGTGACCCGCGACCGCCGCGAGGGCGAGGCTGAGCTTTTCGGGCTCGAATTCCGGATCATCGATACCGCTGGCTATGAAGACGAGGACCCGCAGACGCTGCCGGGGAGGATGCGCAAGCAGACCGAGGCCGCGGTTCGCGAGGCTGACGTTGCCCTGTTCCTGTTCGATTCGCGCGAAGGGATCACCTCGCTGGACGAGGAAATCGGACGCTGGCTTCGGGTCAGCAAGACGCCTGTCGTGGTTGTCGGCAACAAGGCCGAGGCTCGATCGGGCCAGGCGGGAGTGCTCGACGCCTATCGGCTAGGCCTCGGCGACCCGGTTGCGATCAGCGCCGAGCATGGCGAGGGGATTGCCGGATTGTTCGAAGCGCTTCTTCCGCTCCTCGAACGCGAAGGTGCGGATGAGCCGGAAATCGAGGACGAGGAGCCCGACTCGGGCGCTCCCCTCAAGCTCGCGATCATCGGCCGGCCGAATGCGGGCAAGTCCACGCTCGTCAACCGGATGGTCGGCGAGGAGCGGCTGATCACCGGACC from Sphingomonas anseongensis harbors:
- a CDS encoding tetratricopeptide repeat protein, with amino-acid sequence MALTPDTPDEPNQAFLREVDENLRRDQLQSFAKTYGKWLIAALILFLAAVGGYLYWQQKQIEKSQAQSEELTKIYEQIGSGGAEGAKTRLKPLEDSGNDVVRAVALMADAAIALDSGDRATALGKYRAIVNDKGIPDPYRDAATIRSTALEFDTLKPEEVIARLEPLAKPGNAWFGTAGEMTAMAYLKQGQKDKAGRLFAAIATNLEVPETLRNRAQQIAGTLGIDITAAAPPASQPGTSE
- a CDS encoding PQQ-like beta-propeller repeat protein, translating into MNRKQLKIGFLIAAALAASGCGIFKKGKPSTPVVGERIAVLATETNVSVDPATAALPMSLPAPVTNANWAQSGGNESKNPGHVALPGTLNQAWAVSIGQGTSVAARLAAAPIVADGRVYTIDTTATVRAFNAQTGATVWASQFGTERGNDASLYGGGVAYSNGRIYATNGLGFVAALDATNGGIVWQVRPGGPLRGSPTVGGDAVYVMSQDNQLYSLKLTDGSTNWSAAAALEIAGIFGVASPAYAQGTIVAGFSSGELNAYRYENGRVVWQDALARTSIRTSVSSLADVDADPVIDNGQVIAIGQGGRMVALELITGQRMWELNLAGITTPWVAGDWLFVVTDDAKLMAIARASGKIRWITQLPEFRNAKSKNGPISYAGPILAGGRLIVASSEGALIFVDPDRGAVQGQTELKAGVSLPPVVANNMLYVLDDDGRLHAFR